Proteins encoded by one window of Candidatus Sumerlaea chitinivorans:
- a CDS encoding Fructokinase: MSQELKVLGIGEVLWDVFGAEKRLGGAPFNFTYHCHALGAQAAIVSRVGDDADGAELIEAVAALGVNTHLIQKDPDHHTGRVEVTVGPDGIPSYRCIENVAWDYIEITPEAEAAAAEADIVGFGTLAQRNEVSWRTIHTLLAKTKHGTLRVCDVNLRHQYYSPEFLTESLIQSEIVKVNEDEFARLQAIFELPCDEDAAAQKIIEEFDLTTLVLTLGPKGARAWSETERAEVPGLLIRVRDTVGSGDAFIATFAMEVARGSSLATALYWANVAGAYVATQHGATPPMSWDILRNFVH; encoded by the coding sequence GTGTCCCAAGAACTCAAAGTTCTCGGAATCGGCGAAGTCCTATGGGATGTATTTGGGGCCGAAAAACGGTTGGGAGGTGCCCCTTTTAATTTCACGTACCACTGTCACGCACTTGGGGCGCAGGCGGCAATTGTGAGCCGGGTGGGGGACGACGCCGACGGCGCGGAACTCATCGAGGCAGTGGCTGCCCTTGGCGTAAACACGCACCTCATTCAAAAAGATCCCGATCACCACACTGGGCGCGTGGAGGTGACGGTCGGCCCCGACGGCATTCCGTCCTACCGATGCATCGAAAACGTCGCGTGGGATTACATCGAGATTACCCCCGAAGCTGAGGCGGCTGCTGCCGAGGCAGATATTGTCGGGTTTGGCACACTCGCCCAACGCAACGAGGTGAGTTGGCGCACAATTCACACCCTGTTAGCAAAAACCAAACACGGGACTTTACGCGTTTGCGACGTCAACCTACGCCATCAGTACTATTCCCCCGAATTTCTGACCGAAAGCCTGATTCAGTCAGAGATCGTGAAAGTAAACGAAGACGAGTTTGCACGCCTTCAGGCGATATTCGAGCTGCCCTGCGACGAAGACGCTGCTGCTCAAAAGATCATCGAAGAATTTGATCTCACGACACTCGTGCTCACCTTGGGGCCAAAAGGTGCACGAGCATGGTCCGAGACCGAGCGCGCAGAAGTGCCGGGTCTTCTCATTCGGGTGCGAGATACTGTGGGGAGCGGCGACGCGTTCATTGCAACATTCGCCATGGAGGTCGCGCGAGGCTCTTCTCTCGCCACAGCGCTCTACTGGGCCAATGTCGCAGGCGCCTACGTTGCCACCCAACATGGGGCCACTCCGCCGATGAGTTGGGACATTTTACGCAACTTCGTTCATTGA
- a CDS encoding aldo/keto reductase — MIQRKLGARGPWVSVIGFGAWAIGGRNWGPTDDEASKGALHAALDAGVTFIDTADVYGFGHSEELVGQVLAERGETDGLVIATKAGNDFYHATEADDRGYGPIRPNYAKDYLIWALEQSLKRLGRDCVDILQLHSPNTEILERDEPWEALATLKKQGKIRHAGLSVQSFKETEQTPIVERWAQEGLLDVIQVRYNLLEREAEKHLFPAALRLGVGVIVRSPLLFGFLTGKFTRESRFSDDDHRRMNLSPEKLEQYFAQLEELEPSLAEERQRTGATRAQQALAFCVRHPACHTVIPGAKTPEQVAENVGAVRLLQS, encoded by the coding sequence ATGATCCAACGGAAACTTGGTGCACGCGGTCCTTGGGTAAGTGTCATCGGATTTGGCGCTTGGGCAATCGGCGGACGAAATTGGGGCCCCACAGACGATGAAGCCAGCAAGGGGGCACTGCATGCAGCACTCGACGCAGGTGTCACTTTCATTGACACGGCCGACGTCTATGGCTTTGGGCATTCCGAAGAATTGGTGGGGCAGGTGCTCGCGGAGCGCGGGGAGACGGATGGACTCGTGATTGCGACAAAGGCAGGAAACGATTTCTATCACGCCACCGAGGCCGATGATCGCGGCTATGGCCCCATCCGTCCCAATTACGCGAAGGATTATTTGATCTGGGCGCTCGAGCAAAGTCTGAAGCGGCTGGGACGTGATTGCGTGGACATTCTCCAGCTACATAGCCCGAACACGGAGATCCTTGAGCGCGATGAGCCGTGGGAAGCTTTGGCGACCCTCAAAAAGCAGGGCAAGATCCGGCACGCTGGCCTCAGCGTACAAAGTTTCAAGGAAACCGAGCAGACGCCAATTGTGGAGCGGTGGGCGCAAGAGGGGCTACTGGATGTCATCCAAGTGCGTTACAATCTCTTGGAACGCGAGGCAGAAAAGCATCTGTTCCCCGCTGCACTGCGATTGGGGGTCGGGGTAATTGTTCGAAGCCCACTCCTGTTTGGTTTCCTCACCGGCAAATTCACCCGCGAGTCGCGATTCAGCGACGACGACCATCGGCGGATGAATCTGAGTCCGGAGAAGCTTGAACAGTATTTCGCTCAACTTGAAGAGCTGGAGCCCAGCCTCGCAGAGGAGCGCCAGCGAACAGGGGCGACGCGTGCCCAGCAGGCTTTGGCGTTTTGCGTGCGACATCCAGCGTGCCATACTGTAATTCCCGGCGCCAAAACCCCTGAGCAGGTGGCTGAAAATGTCGGTGCAGTGAGACTCCTGCAGAGTTAA
- a CDS encoding N-acetylglucosamine related transporter, NagX, which produces MSNEIANVPTPQRKARVESIDAFRGFTIFAMILVIQVAGYKHLPLTFPHLGSAPVSTFKHASEDGEPEEWAFWEGRDVSREYVEARIIAREGDTYTVEIPAREQETTRTFSGVQVRHAKPLKPGDRIFAHFPGAAAAHVNRPQQEITPRFQGFGNGCTFTDLVAPFFVFIVGMCIPLSRQRRGGEWWHHVGVRTIGLILAGVIYISLILKLSYWWGILQAIGVAYFMGAASMFLPPVARWALVAGIAVAHGWLTIHVPWWVELGDKSRPFLTIARLDGDPLRPLTVHCTPWASVSYGMITIIGTLLGDAIVTRDRRQIARRALLIGIPLTVVGYLLHQFGFPMNKDYVTSSYSLFTAGIGALCFLLFYWPIDVWGVKRWAVVFNVFGANALLAYFLQPIVRIFMQALGLYPFFTSKVGWNGMAWGLLWTFILWGVVWYCNRRNIYWKL; this is translated from the coding sequence ATGAGCAATGAAATCGCAAACGTACCAACACCTCAGCGTAAAGCCCGAGTTGAGTCTATTGATGCGTTTCGTGGATTCACCATCTTTGCAATGATCCTTGTCATTCAGGTGGCGGGCTATAAGCACTTGCCCCTGACCTTTCCCCATTTGGGGAGTGCCCCCGTGTCCACGTTCAAACACGCTAGCGAGGACGGCGAGCCGGAAGAATGGGCGTTTTGGGAAGGACGTGATGTTTCACGCGAGTATGTCGAAGCCCGGATTATTGCACGCGAAGGCGACACTTACACCGTCGAGATCCCGGCGCGTGAGCAGGAGACGACACGCACGTTCAGCGGCGTTCAAGTTCGCCACGCGAAACCACTGAAACCGGGTGACCGCATCTTTGCTCACTTCCCCGGCGCAGCTGCGGCACACGTCAATCGTCCGCAGCAGGAAATCACGCCGCGCTTTCAAGGATTTGGAAACGGATGTACGTTCACCGACCTTGTTGCGCCGTTCTTTGTGTTTATCGTCGGGATGTGCATTCCGTTGAGCCGACAAAGGCGCGGAGGCGAGTGGTGGCACCATGTGGGAGTACGAACCATCGGCTTGATCCTCGCTGGGGTAATCTACATCTCCCTAATTTTGAAACTCTCGTACTGGTGGGGCATCCTGCAAGCCATTGGAGTGGCGTATTTCATGGGAGCCGCCTCCATGTTTCTCCCCCCAGTCGCACGGTGGGCGCTGGTGGCCGGCATCGCCGTTGCGCATGGTTGGCTCACCATCCACGTCCCATGGTGGGTAGAATTGGGCGACAAGTCCCGCCCCTTCCTCACGATTGCTCGTTTGGACGGTGATCCGCTTCGGCCGCTGACGGTTCATTGCACGCCGTGGGCCAGTGTCTCTTACGGGATGATCACGATTATCGGTACTTTGCTGGGCGACGCGATTGTGACCCGCGACCGGCGACAAATTGCCCGCCGCGCCTTGCTTATTGGGATCCCCCTGACAGTGGTTGGCTACCTCCTTCACCAATTTGGCTTCCCAATGAACAAGGATTACGTCACCTCGTCCTACTCCCTCTTTACGGCCGGAATTGGGGCTCTGTGCTTCCTGCTGTTTTATTGGCCGATTGATGTTTGGGGAGTGAAACGCTGGGCAGTCGTCTTCAATGTGTTCGGCGCCAACGCACTTCTGGCTTATTTCCTGCAGCCCATTGTCCGCATTTTCATGCAAGCCCTTGGTTTGTACCCGTTTTTCACAAGCAAGGTAGGCTGGAACGGGATGGCGTGGGGACTTCTCTGGACGTTTATTCTTTGGGGGGTCGTTTGGTACTGCAACCGACGTAATATTTACTGGAAGTTGTAG
- a CDS encoding diguanylate cyclase/phosphodiesterase (GGDEF & EAL domains) with PAS/PAC sensor(s), with protein sequence MRTDKQHDQPSGQHQHPQLVPDAHLLRLLYETMNDGVVGFDAQGRILFCNPAMAQLVGCRQEELLGKTAQEAWGGEPIELPDETASTGGSFRIRRTDGTIRVVTARSFFLRTAPPVQVAIYRDITRWRTVERTLTALLSSAVMSSEQTISAKLVEELARVLNTPWALLGRLDPEDRMLLHVHACWDRGGLGAPFSCRLETSPCANLTPDSICYYKQGVYQLFPDEPFLSSHKIECFLGAPLLTADHKIFGVIAAMSDRPLQEPYDARTILGIFANHAAMALQQFEGQRILRETQARFEALVGQARQGFYLRELDPPRILYVNDTLVNMFGYTRDEMLAMHPLEAVIPDERERVRQAIAEMTQTRQPFVVSFTGLRKDGSTFAAELFPSFVTYRGRPCLQATVLDISERVKLEREHEILAQFAEELAGADSVEEITRSVRNTTHTLLEWEAFFLAVYRPGAERYKIVEFVDTVDGKLQIFPGRTKLVSDAGHAVRRCLNGEALLIQQDPDHPTSELSPFGDISHRCRSLMYAPVRTPSGVIGVISVQSYSKSFTESDLHLLERVAETMAPALERARAEQLVRASEERYRTLVETAPMGILLISDFAIRYANPAAIRMLGANSEADLLELPIDRFLHSSMREVFRERLSDVLTQGRGTPAVELDLMRLDGQRIVVESQESPTDYQGRPAALIVLNDITERKRALAKLQESEQQLKLLFDQTPLGVIRWNRDFKVVDWNPAATRIFGYKREEALGRHGLELIVPPSARSHVEQVWAALLHQKGGARSQNANVTKDGRLIICEWYNTPLVSESGQVIGVASIVDDITERMRTEQALRESEERYALAARGANDGIWDWNLRTGVVYYSPRWKAMLGIPEDEVLTSPNDWFRRVHPDDLSLLRSAITSHLEGATEQLEIEHRVRHSDGSYRWMLCRGLAVRSSDGEATRMAGSITDITARKEAEAQIRYDALHDALTGLPNRTLFLEHVEHSIAIARRDPHYKFAVLVFDIDRFKLVNDTLGHSAGDHLLREVAKRLRGTMRSGDVLARLGGDEFAVLLDDIEAPAMSVTLANQLLDALAKPFRLREQEIFVTASIGIAFASRDDASAEEVLRDADTAMFHAKATGKARVVTFDQSMHARFRHQLQVETELRRALERNEFEVLYQPIVRADTHRIWGAEALIRWRHPHRALLNPYEFLAIAEDTGLIVPIGRLVLEHACSQCATWNAVETHEGSPIVVSVNVSARQLADATFIHDLDQILASTKVTPANLMIEITETVLLAEHEITQRTIAALRDRGILLAVDDFGTGYSSLGYLQRIPLDVLKVDRSFVSALGTPREHPEIIRTVAALGRDLGLAVVAEGVETQAHAALAAELGCTLLQGFYFAAPSTAETLTSSLRNDGAGL encoded by the coding sequence GTGCGCACCGACAAACAACACGACCAACCATCAGGTCAGCACCAGCATCCCCAGCTGGTTCCTGACGCTCACCTGCTGCGACTACTGTACGAAACTATGAACGACGGGGTTGTGGGATTCGATGCACAGGGCCGCATTCTTTTCTGTAATCCTGCCATGGCCCAACTGGTGGGATGTCGCCAAGAAGAGCTTCTCGGGAAGACAGCTCAGGAAGCTTGGGGAGGCGAACCAATTGAATTGCCGGACGAAACCGCTTCGACGGGAGGTTCCTTCCGGATTCGCCGTACCGACGGAACCATTCGCGTTGTCACTGCGCGCAGTTTCTTTTTACGAACCGCCCCACCCGTGCAAGTGGCCATCTATCGCGACATCACCCGGTGGCGCACGGTCGAACGCACGCTGACCGCACTGCTTTCTTCCGCTGTAATGAGTTCGGAGCAAACGATCAGCGCCAAGCTTGTGGAAGAGCTTGCGCGCGTCCTCAACACTCCGTGGGCACTGCTCGGTCGCCTCGATCCAGAAGACCGGATGCTTCTGCACGTTCATGCATGCTGGGATCGAGGGGGGTTAGGTGCCCCTTTCTCCTGCCGGCTTGAGACGAGCCCCTGCGCAAATCTGACGCCGGATTCGATATGCTATTATAAGCAAGGAGTTTATCAGCTCTTTCCCGACGAGCCGTTCCTGAGTTCCCATAAAATCGAATGCTTTCTGGGGGCGCCGCTCCTCACGGCCGACCACAAAATCTTTGGGGTGATCGCGGCGATGAGTGACCGGCCGTTGCAAGAGCCTTATGATGCGCGAACAATCCTTGGGATCTTTGCAAATCATGCAGCGATGGCCTTGCAACAGTTCGAAGGCCAGCGAATCCTTCGCGAGACCCAAGCTCGGTTTGAAGCTTTGGTGGGACAGGCCCGCCAAGGCTTTTACCTCAGAGAACTCGATCCCCCCCGCATCCTCTACGTCAACGACACGTTGGTGAACATGTTTGGCTACACCCGCGATGAGATGCTCGCCATGCACCCTTTGGAGGCGGTGATCCCCGACGAACGTGAGCGCGTGCGTCAGGCCATCGCTGAGATGACGCAAACCCGCCAACCGTTTGTGGTATCGTTTACAGGCCTGCGAAAAGACGGAAGCACCTTTGCGGCAGAATTATTCCCTTCTTTTGTCACCTATCGTGGCCGCCCCTGCTTACAAGCGACGGTCCTTGATATTAGCGAACGGGTGAAACTCGAACGCGAGCACGAGATTCTTGCCCAGTTCGCGGAAGAGCTTGCGGGGGCAGATTCTGTGGAAGAAATCACGCGCAGCGTGCGAAACACGACCCACACGTTGCTCGAATGGGAGGCTTTCTTCTTGGCCGTTTATCGGCCGGGCGCAGAGCGCTACAAGATCGTCGAATTTGTAGATACAGTCGATGGCAAACTACAGATTTTTCCAGGCAGGACAAAACTCGTTTCAGACGCTGGACATGCGGTACGACGCTGCTTGAACGGCGAAGCGCTACTCATTCAGCAGGATCCGGATCATCCAACCTCTGAATTGTCGCCGTTTGGTGATATCAGCCACCGATGCCGCTCCTTGATGTACGCACCGGTGCGCACCCCAAGCGGGGTGATCGGAGTGATCTCGGTTCAATCGTACTCGAAGAGTTTCACGGAAAGCGATCTACATCTGCTTGAGCGTGTGGCCGAAACCATGGCGCCCGCTCTCGAACGGGCCAGAGCAGAACAGCTCGTCCGCGCAAGTGAAGAGCGTTACCGTACACTTGTCGAGACAGCGCCTATGGGAATCTTGCTAATTTCGGATTTTGCGATTCGCTACGCAAATCCCGCCGCCATTCGAATGCTTGGTGCAAATTCTGAGGCAGACTTACTTGAGCTACCAATCGACAGATTTTTGCACAGCAGCATGCGCGAAGTGTTTCGTGAGCGACTCTCCGACGTGCTGACGCAAGGGCGAGGCACCCCTGCCGTCGAACTCGATTTAATGCGCTTGGATGGACAACGAATTGTCGTCGAATCGCAGGAGAGCCCAACCGACTATCAAGGGCGACCCGCAGCCCTCATTGTTCTGAACGACATCACCGAGCGAAAACGCGCGCTGGCCAAACTCCAGGAATCCGAGCAGCAGCTTAAACTGCTGTTTGATCAAACCCCTTTGGGCGTCATCCGCTGGAACCGAGACTTCAAAGTTGTGGACTGGAATCCGGCAGCAACACGGATTTTCGGATACAAACGGGAAGAAGCGCTGGGGCGCCACGGACTCGAGTTGATTGTTCCCCCCTCAGCCCGTTCCCACGTGGAACAAGTGTGGGCAGCATTGCTGCATCAGAAAGGTGGCGCTCGCTCCCAAAACGCAAATGTGACTAAAGATGGTCGCCTAATCATCTGCGAGTGGTACAACACGCCGCTTGTCAGTGAATCGGGTCAAGTCATTGGGGTCGCCTCAATCGTTGACGATATCACCGAGCGAATGCGCACCGAGCAGGCCTTGCGCGAAAGCGAAGAGCGTTACGCGCTGGCCGCACGTGGCGCTAACGATGGAATCTGGGATTGGAACCTTCGCACAGGCGTCGTGTATTATTCACCCCGTTGGAAAGCTATGCTTGGGATCCCCGAGGACGAGGTCCTTACGAGCCCCAACGACTGGTTCCGTCGAGTGCATCCAGATGATCTCAGCCTGCTTCGGAGTGCCATTACGTCGCATCTTGAGGGAGCGACTGAGCAATTGGAGATCGAACACCGTGTGCGCCACAGCGACGGTAGTTATCGGTGGATGCTATGCCGTGGTCTTGCCGTGCGCTCTTCGGACGGAGAAGCCACGCGAATGGCCGGTTCCATCACGGATATTACCGCGCGCAAGGAAGCCGAAGCACAGATCCGCTACGATGCTCTCCACGACGCACTCACGGGCCTGCCCAATCGCACGCTGTTCTTAGAGCACGTGGAACACTCCATAGCGATCGCGCGGCGGGATCCTCACTACAAGTTTGCGGTGCTCGTTTTCGACATCGACCGCTTCAAACTTGTGAATGACACTTTGGGGCACTCCGCTGGAGATCATCTCTTGCGTGAAGTGGCCAAGCGCCTGCGTGGCACCATGCGTTCTGGTGACGTGCTTGCACGGCTGGGAGGCGACGAGTTCGCTGTTCTCCTCGACGATATTGAAGCGCCCGCAATGAGCGTGACTTTGGCGAATCAGCTCTTGGACGCTCTCGCCAAGCCCTTCCGACTCCGGGAGCAGGAGATCTTCGTGACCGCTAGCATCGGCATCGCCTTTGCCTCACGCGACGACGCATCCGCCGAGGAAGTCCTACGCGATGCAGACACGGCCATGTTCCACGCCAAAGCTACTGGCAAGGCGCGGGTGGTCACTTTCGACCAAAGCATGCACGCTCGCTTCCGCCACCAGCTTCAAGTTGAGACGGAACTGCGGCGCGCCCTTGAGCGAAACGAATTCGAAGTGCTCTACCAACCCATCGTGCGTGCGGACACTCATCGCATATGGGGCGCTGAGGCTCTGATACGTTGGCGTCATCCCCACCGCGCACTTCTCAATCCGTACGAGTTTCTCGCTATCGCCGAGGATACAGGCCTGATTGTGCCAATTGGCCGATTGGTCCTCGAGCATGCGTGCAGCCAATGTGCCACGTGGAATGCCGTCGAGACTCATGAGGGCTCCCCCATTGTTGTCTCTGTGAACGTTTCCGCTCGGCAGCTTGCCGATGCGACGTTCATCCATGATCTTGACCAGATTCTCGCGAGCACCAAGGTGACTCCGGCGAACCTGATGATCGAAATTACAGAGACCGTCCTGCTCGCCGAACACGAAATCACGCAACGAACCATTGCTGCACTGCGCGACCGCGGCATTCTCCTCGCCGTTGACGATTTCGGTACTGGCTATTCTTCACTCGGTTACCTGCAGCGCATTCCTCTCGATGTCCTCAAGGTGGACCGCTCTTTTGTTTCAGCCTTGGGAACCCCACGCGAACATCCAGAAATCATTCGGACAGTCGCGGCGCTCGGCCGTGATCTGGGGCTCGCGGTCGTCGCAGAAGGAGTGGAAACACAGGCCCACGCGGCATTAGCGGCCGAGCTCGGATGCACGCTTCTTCAAGGGTTCTATTTCGCTGCACCGAGCACCGCCGAAACGCTCACCTCCTCGCTCCGGAACGATGGGGCTGGCTTGTAG
- a CDS encoding oxidoreductase family protein, which translates to MMKPLEAVLVGAGQRGRDAFGAFALRFPHLLKFVAVADPDEGRRQLFAQQHNIPPERCFSSWQELLERPQFAPICANATMDREHLPSALAAMEAGYHLLLEKPMAHTAEGCMEIVETARRLRRIVQICHPLRYSPFYAKVKELLAAGEIGTLTALTMVENVGYWHFAHSYVRGNWARVDRSGPVILTKTCHDMDIAAWLVDAPARRVISIGELRYFRKEFAPEGAPERCTDGCPAEDSCPFYAPAAYLGANTDWPVSAISPVDRSYEARKRALETGPYGRCVFRADNDALDHQMVLVEFANGVLFNFTVSGCTSECFRTIRALGTKGELDGHAEKREIRVDRFAQGVWPALPRHFYHTQAMYDAHGGGDTGVMKNLVRLVRSDDFAGAMQSLEIALEGHLLSFAAERARLDGVPLDMETYRQRIRASLGAAAQA; encoded by the coding sequence GTGATGAAGCCTCTTGAAGCAGTTCTTGTGGGCGCTGGCCAACGCGGTCGCGACGCCTTTGGCGCGTTTGCGCTGCGATTCCCTCATTTGCTGAAATTTGTCGCAGTTGCGGATCCCGACGAAGGTCGCCGCCAGTTATTTGCTCAACAGCACAATATCCCGCCCGAGCGATGCTTTTCCTCATGGCAGGAGCTCTTGGAGCGGCCACAGTTTGCACCCATTTGCGCAAATGCCACGATGGATCGCGAGCACCTTCCGTCGGCGCTCGCGGCCATGGAAGCGGGATACCATCTCCTCTTGGAAAAGCCCATGGCACACACCGCGGAAGGGTGTATGGAAATCGTAGAGACCGCGCGGCGATTGCGCCGGATCGTCCAGATCTGTCATCCCCTGCGCTACAGCCCGTTTTATGCGAAGGTTAAGGAGCTCCTTGCCGCGGGTGAGATCGGCACACTCACCGCCCTCACGATGGTCGAGAATGTTGGTTATTGGCACTTCGCCCATAGTTACGTGAGAGGCAACTGGGCTCGGGTGGATAGGAGTGGGCCAGTGATCCTGACCAAAACCTGCCACGACATGGACATCGCAGCGTGGCTGGTAGATGCACCAGCGCGTCGCGTCATCTCCATAGGAGAGCTTCGTTATTTCCGGAAAGAGTTTGCCCCCGAGGGTGCTCCTGAGCGATGTACGGATGGTTGTCCAGCTGAGGACAGCTGTCCATTCTATGCGCCGGCGGCTTATTTGGGAGCCAACACGGATTGGCCGGTGAGCGCGATCTCACCGGTTGACCGCTCCTACGAAGCGCGCAAGCGAGCGCTGGAGACGGGGCCTTACGGCCGTTGCGTTTTCCGTGCTGACAATGACGCCCTCGACCACCAAATGGTGCTCGTTGAGTTCGCGAATGGCGTCCTTTTCAACTTCACCGTGTCCGGGTGCACCTCCGAGTGTTTTCGGACGATACGAGCGCTGGGGACAAAGGGCGAACTCGACGGCCACGCGGAAAAACGTGAGATTCGGGTGGACCGCTTTGCCCAAGGTGTCTGGCCTGCGCTTCCGCGACACTTCTACCACACGCAAGCCATGTACGATGCGCATGGCGGTGGCGACACAGGCGTGATGAAAAATCTTGTCCGCCTTGTGCGCTCGGACGATTTTGCGGGAGCGATGCAGTCGCTTGAGATTGCACTTGAGGGCCACCTGCTCTCCTTCGCAGCGGAGCGAGCTCGCCTCGACGGTGTGCCGCTGGACATGGAAACATATCGGCAGCGCATCCGTGCTTCACTTGGCGCAGCCGCTCAGGCGTAA
- a CDS encoding Threonine dehydratase, producing MKPERAENSGQSKPPLQVTLADIEQARQRISNVIQPTPLAYSEYFSTLWGGKIYFKFENLLLTGSFKERGALNKLLCLSEQERSRGVITASAGNHGRAVAWHASRLGIPATVVMPVNSPIVKVQNTAATGARVVLHGGSFDEAVEHAQGLCHTEGLTYVHGFDDPLIVAGQGTIGLELTEQCPYLDMVVIPVGGGGLAAGIAIAMKTVNPRVHIVGVQSEDVPSMKVALAQQKPVTVPAHYTIADGIAVRRVGGLPLAIFNEYVDEIVTVNESEIANAILLLLEREKSLVEGAGAVGVAAIHNRHVDVTGKRVAVILSGGNIDVNILSRIIDKGLVKDGRLVKFHVVVPDYPGQLARILSVVAELRGNVLEVSHSRAFSEAKIGETAIDLVIETRGPDHVAEIEQALVAHGFSPERRTQ from the coding sequence ATGAAACCCGAACGAGCTGAAAATTCAGGGCAATCAAAACCGCCGCTCCAAGTTACGCTGGCCGATATCGAGCAAGCTCGGCAACGCATCTCAAATGTCATTCAGCCGACGCCTTTGGCCTACTCAGAGTATTTTTCCACGCTTTGGGGCGGGAAGATTTACTTCAAATTTGAGAACCTGCTCTTAACCGGTTCCTTCAAAGAGCGTGGGGCGCTGAACAAACTTCTGTGCCTGAGCGAGCAAGAGCGCTCACGCGGCGTCATCACCGCGTCGGCGGGCAACCATGGGCGAGCGGTCGCATGGCATGCAAGCCGCCTTGGGATTCCGGCCACCGTGGTGATGCCCGTCAATAGCCCCATCGTAAAAGTGCAGAATACCGCTGCCACAGGCGCGCGGGTGGTCCTCCACGGGGGAAGCTTCGACGAAGCTGTTGAGCATGCCCAGGGCCTCTGCCACACGGAAGGTCTTACGTACGTCCACGGTTTCGACGACCCGCTCATCGTCGCGGGGCAAGGCACGATTGGTCTGGAACTTACGGAGCAGTGCCCCTATCTCGACATGGTCGTTATTCCTGTGGGTGGGGGTGGGCTTGCAGCAGGAATCGCGATTGCCATGAAAACGGTCAATCCCCGCGTTCACATTGTCGGAGTGCAGAGCGAGGATGTTCCTTCGATGAAGGTGGCGCTGGCCCAACAAAAGCCAGTAACGGTGCCTGCCCATTATACCATTGCCGACGGCATCGCGGTGCGGCGAGTGGGCGGGCTGCCCCTTGCAATCTTCAATGAGTATGTGGACGAGATCGTCACGGTGAACGAAAGTGAGATCGCCAATGCGATTCTGCTGCTGCTCGAGCGCGAGAAATCCCTTGTCGAAGGTGCGGGAGCCGTCGGCGTGGCTGCCATCCATAATCGCCATGTCGACGTCACGGGGAAACGCGTTGCGGTGATCCTGAGCGGCGGCAACATTGACGTAAACATCCTCTCCCGGATCATTGATAAGGGCTTAGTGAAAGATGGGCGTTTGGTGAAGTTCCACGTAGTGGTGCCTGACTATCCCGGCCAACTCGCGCGCATCCTGAGTGTGGTGGCGGAACTGCGTGGTAACGTTCTCGAAGTCAGTCACAGCCGGGCGTTTTCTGAAGCTAAAATCGGCGAGACCGCCATTGATCTCGTCATTGAAACGCGCGGCCCAGATCACGTCGCCGAAATTGAGCAAGCATTGGTAGCCCACGGATTCTCGCCCGAACGCCGCACCCAGTAG